The Aspergillus nidulans FGSC A4 chromosome VII nucleotide sequence TGAAGGGCGTTGATCATGCGTACTTTTGTTTGAGGGGCACATCGAGCAATCACAAGTGGGAGGGTTGGGAGGTCATCGATTTCTTCATCGGAGAGTCTATCGAACTGAGCGGCCGTCATGACCATGGCCTCGGCCACATCTGTTCCGAGGACTGACATATCTGCCGGGAGGATGCCCACCTGCTGGGCAATTGCTTTAGCCGTCCCTGGATGGTCGCCCGTCACCATGTGCACCGTGATCCCAGCCTTATAGCAGGCAGTGATGGACCCCGCAGTTTCAGGACGCGGCGGGTCATACAAGCCGATGAGGCCGAGGAAGCAGAGGTTCTTCTCAATATCATCGCGGTTGAGATCAGATCCTTCAAGGGTTCGGCCTTGCTCGTTGTAAGGCCGATGAGCCAGTGCCAACACGCGTAAGCCCAATTTGGCAAGTTCCTCCATGTTCTGGAGAATCTGACTGCGCATCTCGTCGTTTAGAGCCACAGGAGCCGATGAGTTGTCCCAAACAGCCGTCGTGCAGGCGTCGACGATCCGCTCCACGGCACCTTTGGTAAATACCATGCTGTGCTCCCCGTCTGGAGTCTCTttgctgaagatgacagacatcctcttcaccgTTGAATCAAACGGAAATTCTGCCTTTTGATGCCACACGGCTTTCGACCCCTTGGTCCATCGGTCTCGGTTCCAGTTGAAACGGGAGGCAAACACTTCAATGGCGATCTCAGTTGGCTCACCTCGGGCACGccaatctccttcctcagaCTTGAAAACGTGAGAAAGGTTAGCCATAGACGCAACGTCCAGGAAGTCTTCAAGTGCACGGTTCCCTTCAACTAGACTTTCCACATTCTCAGTCACAGGGCCCTCTTTTTCGTCGACGAAGTCCACTGGTGAAAGCGGCGTGAAAGTGACGTCTCCGACGGTTGGGTTGAAGGGCTCGTTCGAATTACCAACGGAGTATGTCCCCCGCGAAGGTATCCAGGCCTTCTTAACCACCATTTTGCCTTGGGTCAAGGTACCAGTCTTATCAGAGCAGATATTGGTCACCGCTCCAAGGGCCTCTAATGAATCCAACTTGCGGACAATCACATTACGTTCCACCATGCGTTTTGTCCCGACAGCCATGGTGATTGTAAGAACGACCACCAAACAGGCAGGGATCATACTCAGACCGGTTCCAACAGCGTACAAGATTACCTCGTTATCGTTCGAGAACAGATTGGCTGCCATGACAATAATGGCAAAGAGCACAGCGACACCAAATAGCAAGATAGCAAGTTTCGACAACTTACGCTGCAACGGAGTCCCTACATTAACTCCCAGGAATCGGCCCACTGCGTCAGTACCAGTCAGCGTCCATGCCTGGAGGTACCAGCGTTTCTTGGTCTCGCCGTCAGGACCGCGTTTGACCGGACGGCGCTTGCTGTTAGTGGCACGAAGCGCGGCCGCGATGGAACCAATCTCGGTAGCCATGCCTGTATTAACGACTACGCCTCTGGCACGACCACGAGTGACAGTGCTTGAACTGTAGGCAAGATTCAGCCGGTCACCGGGGCCGGTCTCTTCCTTGAACGTAGAGTCGCATTCCTTTTGCACGGGGAGGGATTCTCCAGTGAGAAGGGCTTCATCGGTCTCGAAGTTGACGGCTTCGACCAGTCTAATCAGGTCAATCCCCGTACCTCCATCATTGAATAAGAGTTAACTCACCGGATATCCGCAGGGACGGTATCACCCGTCCTCAACTCAACCATATCACCGGGGACAATCTCAGCAGATGGAACCGAGAAGGTCTCGCCGCCTCTTGAAACGGTTCCCGTTGGCGAACTCAACGAATGCAACGACTCCATAGTCTTCTCGGCTGCATATTCCTGGAAGAACCCGACAACAATATTCAGGATGATGACGGCTGAGATCACGCCGCCCTCAATCCACGATTGAATTCCGAAACTGACCGCCATGGCCAGAATCAGCACCTGCAACGACGAATTGGATCAGACTCTAGGAGCTCTTATATAAATGATGTGttaggaaaagaggaaagtgGGCCGCTTAACTAGCATCATTGCATTGGCCACCTGGCGCACGAGGATCTTGACAACAGAGacaccctcgccctcgtcgaGCTGGTTGGGCCCATATTGCTGAAGGCGACGGGCGGCCTCATCCTTTGTCAGTCCCTCGTCGACGTTGGTCCCGAGCTCTTTCAAAACGACATCGAATGGGAGACAGTAAGCCGGCTGGCTCAGGTCAGCATGGCCGGGGCGTATCCCTCCAGGGTCTGCAGTCTTTTCGCGAGCCATTGACAACTGAGATGATAAGCCCGTCGGACAGATCCAATGAAACAAATCGTCTGCAGATTCGAAGGTCAAGCCTAAGGTCTACTTGGAGGTCACCTGAGTCGGCGAAAGAATAATGAGCTGAGATCACTGCTTGCGGCAATGGCCAGACTATATGTCTTCAGAGACGGGACACCGGTCGGCGGCCACCTCCTGCCGCATAATGGTATTGAGTTTTCCCCTCTCCCCGCCCTATGGAGCATCATCCAGACATCGAGTAGCGATTGGTAGACATGCGCCAATCACTTGGCGCCCAGGCTGATGCTCTTGGCTGCGATACCAGACTGGCTGGCTTAGGTGGGAACCGTGGGATTGCTTGCCCACGGGGCAAAGCTGGCCAAAAAAGGGTTGCAAAGAAGTCAATCAAATGCTCAAGTGAAAAGGTTATCTAGCTATAGCTAACTCAAGGGAGGACTTTGATGATGGGCGAATAAGACTGTTTGTTGGTATACTTCATATACATTTTACAGGAGTCTTATTCGGCTCGATTTCTCAAAAAGCTCCAAGCCGCAACTATGCTTCTTTTCAACCGAGCCGACTTGGCAAGGTAGCAATCCAGCAATCCAGAACCAACTGATGGGCGTGTCTAGCCGAGCTAGGCCAGTAACCGCATCCGGGCACGTGCTTATATACTCAAGGTGGTTGGTGAGTCATTTCTTGGCTGCTCGCCCGCTCTTCTTGGCGAAATCTGGAAAGGCTTTGCCAAGGCACTGTTTCAGATTACCTACCTCTCTAGGACCGATCAGCGAGGCTCAAAATTCACAGGGGCCTCGGCGAAGCATCAGGAACACAGGACCGACTTAACCATCTTCCATTTTACGACAGATTTCCCAATGAATGCAGTTGATTATCAATTTCTAGATATCAATTGAGCTATATACTGTGCCGGACACTCCAATTTAATCATCACAAGGAGGAAAGCGCTAAAATGCAATGTGTTTCGGTAGTCCTACACGGCAAAAAAAGCGGTCTCGGAGTATTGAGTAGAAGTCGTAGAGAGGTTTATCGCCCCTGCCGTGCGCTGAGACTAGCAAATGCATCTGGGCTATGCCGTCCATTCTGGAACCCATTGATGTCCACACTTTGCTGGCTCATGTGCGCTCGTATAAACCCAGTATTAGCAGCCGGATTGACCGAATTCGCATTCATAGCGTATGCAGACGGCTGAGTAGTGGCCTGGATCGAGTTTTGTGATCCAGGCGCAGCTGAAAACCCTAGAAAAGGATTCTGCGTTCCAGGTGTCTGAGGAGCCTGAGGAGCATTGGTTTGTTGGCCCAAAGGGTTCAGACCCTGGCTAGTAGGTATGCCTCCAGCCGCTGCCTGGGGCTGTACGGCCTGCTGTTCCGGAATAGCAGGAGGACGTGCAGACAGGTTGTACAAAGCAAGAATGCTGTTCTTGTCAACTCGGCCCGTGGGCTGCGGAGCAAACGGCTGAGCTGGTTGTTGATATCCGAACGGAGGTTGAGCGTTGTAACTTTAGAGTGGCGTGTTTGGAGCAGTCGCAGATTGGAACGGGTTAAATGGGCTCTGCCCAGGTTGTGCGGTCGGCAATCCGGCCTGGGGCtgcgactgctgctgctgctgttggaaGGGTGAAGGCTGTCCAAAAGGTGAGGTTAGAGATGGCATAGTGTTTGCATGTTGGAGGGCCGGGGGGAACGGAGCTCCACCGGCTGCTGTTACCGCTGggttctggttctggaaTGTTATTTGCTGTTGGGGTGCGGAGGCCTGGTTGAAAAAGGGATTTGTTTGGGCTGAGTAAGGATTctggggaggaggggtgtTCAGGCTGGGCTGTGTTAGACCTCCAGTCTGGAAAAAAGGGTTGTTCCCGCTATCGAGTGGCTGTGGAGACGAAACAAGGCCGCCTTGCGCAGGTACGAATGGAGACGCGAGAGGCTGGGTGTATGTTGGGAGTGAATTCTGCCTGTTTGGATACCCCCCAGTCGAGTGCGGAAACAGAGGCTGTGCCACTTGAAGGTTCTGGAACGATTGCTCAAGAGACTGGGTAGATTGGGGTTGGGGTAGTGGCTGTGGTTGCGAAGTAGACACGTCGAAAGGATTATAGCTTGTTCCATTGACCTGCGACGGTTGTGCTAGCTGCGCGGGTTGTTTGGCATCCAACTGATCGAAAGGATTGAGTGATGCGCCCGATGCAGCTGGCGTCCGAACCTGTGGTGTTTGCCTTCCTTCTCCCAGCCTCCTGAGTGTCTCCACTGTCTTGTCAAAATTCCCATCCAGTTCCCGAAGGGCGGTGGTATTCCTGCGCTCATTCGTAAATCCCATATCCCTCAACTTGGCGAGCTTGGACTCAAATGACGAACGACGCGAATCGCTAACAGGCGAGTctgggccatggctgccAGCAGAATGGCTGTTGAGGTTCACAGCAGACGAGGCAGACCGAAGACCGAACCCAAACGGCCGGGAAGGTTTCGGAGGCAACGGCGGAGGTGAGCCCTCCGGCGATCGTGTATAGCTAGGGTCCTGGCGGCTtggtggctttggcttcCCATCTTCCAATGTCCTTGTTTGGTATTTTTGCCGAATGAACCGCTCCATGCATGCATCGGATTCATCGATATCAGTAGGGACGGGCGGTTGGATGTTCCTGGGGTTATAGATCTTGTTCACGAGGATGTTTCCACGCGATTTCATGTTCTAGCGAGTCTACTCGTTAGCCGTCTGATTCTGTCTGTGCGGTCGGACCGGATGGCTCACATCGACTTGATCTGAGGCCCAGCTGTCCATACTCAACGATTTGACCTTCGAAATGTGCGTTCCCATCTTCCTGTGCAAGGCTGCACATCGCATGCATAGGAATATGCCTATCTATATCCGCCCGCATTAGCTGCCTTGTTCGGACGATCGGCTTGGAATCGATCAAGTACATACATTCCAACTGGCCCATCCTGTTAAAACGAGGCAATCAGTCAGCCAGGGCACAATATGCTGCGATAGAGTTGATCATACCTGGATTCATGGCCGAGCAGTCGGCACACCGGTCATTGCCGGGAACCGACCGGATGAGATCTTGTAGAGCACGCTCATTGCGCAGCTGCTGTCGTTTACTGATACCAGAAACCATGTCGAATTATGGAGAGCTTTATTTAAGGATAGGAGATGCGCGGCCTGGTGGCTCGGGCAGGCCAGAGGTATCAGATAGTGGCGGGATAAGGGAATGTACAGAATTAACGAGCGGATAAGCAGCACATATTTACCAAAGAATGTGCTGTCATAAGTCTATTGGGAATAATCGAAAGTGATGATAGAAGAGAAGTTGGAAGAGTGGCAGTAAAAGGAGAAAGTGAGAAGCAACAGGTAAGGTGTGGAGGTGGGGAAACCGCCGGCCGGCCATGGCCCTCAATGTTATTACTGAGCACAAGGTGCGCCTTAGCTGAGTTTACGagcattttcttcatctATTCCTCAGCTCACATATGTCAGTCTTGTCAGGCTACATTGCATGTCTTGGTAAGCTGCTATGGTAAATCCAACGAATTGGCCCAGTCAGACATTCCGACACGTCCGTCGCATGTATTTTTTTGGCCACTCAGGGGAACAGATATAGGCCCAATAAATATACGGAAGGGCTTAGCTCATACGACTCCGCCCATTCCATCTCACTCGCCCCTTCAGAACCTTTATACACGTTCTTGTAAGGTGGTTACggctttctcttcgctcGACCAGGGAGCGTCTGGTCTTGGTCAAGCGTCTGGTGTATCCCCTTGTTTAACCTGGAAGACATGCCTTCGAACTTCAGCGAGGCCCGTACCTGATGTACTCAGTAAACCCAGGTAGCAGACGCACACCACAATCCGCTAGTCCGAGCTCTGTTCCAAGGTTCCAGAATGACTACGATGATTTTCGAGTTCGAAAAAGATGTATGAGCAGCAGGTGACTCCAGCCACCACAGCACTGAAGCTTCTGAAGAAACCCAGCACGACAGCGGAGCCTTAAGATGCTCGTGCAAAGCTTAATCTCGTTCGCCAATATGACCTACCATCCTATGGGTATAACCTTAAACAGTTACAGGAATTGGAGGTTGATTATGCGTTCTGAGGTATGAAAAGTGtgaaggagaaaaggaaaggaccGCGTGCGAATTCTGATGGGCAAGTTATAGCGTCGGTGGATCACGTGTGTATGCCTTAGGCCTCAATATTAGCCTCAAGCGGCTCCATATAACTGTACTTAGAGTGGGCACTGTGAAGCTGTTATTGTCAAAGCTGTCAGTTTCGACGTACGCGGTTTTGCTACCTGAATGCAATCATAATGTGGTAGACTCCATAACACCGAGCAACGAGAGTCCAGTGTCCTCTGAGCCTGACTGTAGCTAGTCAAAGTACGGACAGAGTCTCCAGAAATGTTCACTCCAAAGCATCGAGATGGCGACTATTGATGTAGAGAGTCTACCAGACCAGGTGTAAAGCTTTAATCGTAATTGAGTGCTCAGAGTATGTCTCTACAATCAGGCGTCAATAACTACATATCTCGCAAGGTAAAGTGATGCAAGCTCTAATGCTACCGAACTGTCCCACGGACTAGCTGAGCACATGACCTTGGTAAGCGAAGAAATCAGTCACGTGAGCGCACGCTAACAGTCGattctgttttctttctcccttccctccatctTACCTTCTCAAAAGTCAACGACTTTGCGTTTCGCACCTTGACGCGGATCGCACCCTTGATGATGGGATGCGGCCGTATCAAACCCTTTATTCTCAGTTATATGAGCAGAGCTCAGCTCGAACCACACAGTGAGCGTCTAGCCTGACAGTGGCATAGAGGCGTACTTTTTTTCAAGTTCGTTCAGTGGAAGATCAAAACCAAACAGTTTTTAGCAGGACTGCGTCTACTCCACCCTGGTGTTTGTCATTGTTGAACAGCAGGACTATTTTTACGACGAACATTCAGTTAGCACAAATGGTATTGGTCTCATACATTTTCTAGTCTTTTGTAATCGTCGATGGATGTATCAGTATTTCCCTGTAGAAGGCCTGTAGAAACTAGTGTTATACCACAGCTGCAACAACCTCTCTTCGCGCTTCTAGCGGATAAAGCGTTCAATGGTTTATGATGGATGGGCTCAGCTATTCTGATGAGAGCTAGACGAGCCTGATGAATAAGATCGACTGCGGAGTACACTCGGAATTTCCCGCTGACCAAAGAGAAGTGCGCTGTTAATAATAATTGAGAGAGCCCCATCCGTCCAACACCTCGGCAACGTCAGAGTACAGATACCGTACTACAGAGTCGAAGAACACCTCTATTAATCATCATGGAAAACATTCTGAATTCACATCTAATGAGATTGTTTCGATCCTCTGTATGAGTAATGCCGCCACAATGTAGACAACCATGGTCGACCGCCTATGGCCTGATATTGCCACGCATGTTGGCCCTCTTTGTGTGTCGCCCACCCCCTGCAGGCAGCGGCCCTGAACATCGGCAAAGACAAATAATGCGGAGAGCTTTCTTTGGAGCCAATCTTAAGACATCTGCTGCTGACTCAATTCGAAGGTCTGGGTCCCGGATCCCTCAGATGTGACCCCCCTGATTGGTGAGCACTGAGCGTCGTGTTCGATAGCATTCTAAGTTCCTGGGGTCGGTTGTCCTTATAAGCTTGGGTTATTTGTATCCCTGTCCTTCCTGCTCATCCCGATCGTCTCTCCTcttatcctcttctcctcctccatctcccTCTACTTGTCCCTTTCTTCCTTTATTATATTCTGCCCTTGTCTTGTCCACATCCATCATGGCTTCCGCTGCTCGATCCGCATCACGCGCCTTCTTGCGCTCTTCCCTCAGACCAGCTGTCCGCAGCTCCCGGTTTGCTCTTCCTACTCAAGGCCTCCGCGTTGCTTCTCGCCGTGGATACTCTTCCGAGGCGAGCTCCGGGAAGTCTTCTAACACCCTCCTGTGGGCCGGTGTTGCTCTCGCAGGTGGTGCCGGTGCATACTTCTACCTCCAGGGCGGCGATGTTGGCGCTAGCACCAAGGTCTTCACTCCTACAAAGGAAGACTACCAGAAGGTGTATAATGCCATTGCCGAGCGTCTCGCCAACGAAACCGACTACGATGATGGCAGCTATGGACCTGTAAGCTTCTCGGTCTCGTGCTTGTGTCTGCTCTCCAACTAATGTCCCGACTCTCTAGGTCCTTGTCCGTCTAGCCTGGCACGCAAGCGGCACCTACGACGCAGAAACCGGTACTGGTGGCAGCAACGGCGCGACCATGCGTTTCGCCCCCGAGTCTGACCACGGCGCCAACGCCGGTCTCAAGTACGCCCGTGACTTCCTCGAGCCCATCAAGGCCAAATTCCCCTGGATCACCTACTCC carries:
- a CDS encoding Na(+)-exporting P-type ATPase enaB (transcript_id=CADANIAT00008265), giving the protein MAREKTADPGGIRPGHADLSQPAYCLPFDVVLKELGTNVDEGLTKDEAARRLQQYGPNQLDEGEGVSVVKILVRQVANAMMLVLILAMAVSFGIQSWIEGGVISAVIILNIVVGFFQEYAAEKTMESLHSLSSPTGTVSRGGETFSVPSAEIVPGDMVELRTGDTVPADIRLVEAVNFETDEALLTGESLPVQKECDSTFKEETGPGDRLNLAYSSSTVTRGRARGVVVNTGMATEIGSIAAALRATNSKRRPVKRGPDGETKKRWYLQAWTLTGTDAVGRFLGVNVGTPLQRKLSKLAILLFGVAVLFAIIVMAANLFSNDNEVILYAVGTGLSMIPACLVVVLTITMAVGTKRMVERNVIVRKLDSLEALGAVTNICSDKTGTLTQGKMVVKKAWIPSRGTYSVGNSNEPFNPTVGDVTFTPLSPVDFVDEKEGPVTENVESLVEGNRALEDFLDVASMANLSHVFKSEEGDWRARGEPTEIAIEVFASRFNWNRDRWTKGSKAVWHQKAEFPFDSTVKRMSVIFSKETPDGEHSMVFTKGAVERIVDACTTAVWDNSSAPVALNDEMRSQILQNMEELAKLGLRVLALAHRPYNEQGRTLEGSDLNRDDIEKNLCFLGLIGLYDPPRPETAGSITACYKAGITVHMVTGDHPGTAKAIAQQVGILPADMSVLGTDVAEAMVMTAAQFDRLSDEEIDDLPTLPLVIARCAPQTKVRMINALHRRGRFAAMTGDGVNDSPSLKHADVGIAMGQAGSDVAKDASDIILTDDNFASILNAVEEGRRIFDNIQKFVLHLLSENIAQACTLLIGLAFKDLDGKSVFPLAPVEILWIIMITSGMPDMGLGMEVAAPDIMDRPPQSKQGIFTWEIIVDILVYGFWTAALCLSAFSLRMWGFGDGNLASGCNREYSDACDLVFRARATTFVCLTWFALFLAWEMVNLRLSFFRMQPDSKKYFTQWMYDVWRNKFLFWSIMAGWITTFPILYIPVLNTVVFKHTGISWEWGIVFVEAALFFAGVEAWKWAKRVYYRKQARKQQGVRPFGEVSRGPQDA
- a CDS encoding putative GTPase activating protein for Arf (transcript_id=CADANIAT00008266); amino-acid sequence: MVSGISKRQQLRNERALQDLIRSVPGNDRCADCSAMNPGWASWNIGIFLCMRCAALHRKMGTHISKVKSLSMDSWASDQVDNMKSRGNILVNKIYNPRNIQPPVPTDIDESDACMERFIRQKYQTRTLEDGKPKPPSRQDPSYTRSPEGSPPPLPPKPSRPFGFGLRSASSAVNLNSHSAGSHGPDSPVSDSRRSSFESKLAKLRDMGFTNERRNTTALRELDGNFDKTVETLRRLGEGRQTPQVRTPAASGASLNPFDQLDAKQPAQLAQPSQVNGTSYNPFDVSTSQPQPLPQPQSTQSLEQSFQNLQVAQPLFPHSTGGYPNRQNSLPTYTQPLASPFVPAQGGLVSSPQPLDSGNNPFFQTGGLTQPSLNTPPPQNPYSAQTNPFFNQASAPQQQITFQNQNPAVTAAGGAPFPPALQHANTMPSLTSPFGQPSPFQQQQQQSQPQAGLPTAQPGQSPFNPYNAQPPFGYQQPAQPFAPQPTGRVDKNSILALYNLSARPPAIPEQQAVQPQAAAGGIPTSQGLNPLGQQTNAPQAPQTPGTQNPFLGFSAAPGSQNSIQATTQPSAYAMNANSVNPAANTGFIRAHMSQQSVDINGFQNGRHSPDAFASLSARQGR